Proteins encoded within one genomic window of Longimicrobiaceae bacterium:
- a CDS encoding branched-chain amino acid transaminase produces the protein MAQINETEWIWRDGEWIPWADATVHLLCHSLQFGSSLFEGIRCYATPRGPAIFRLDEHLRRLYDSARIYRMPPEPDFATLRAACSEIVRRNQVEHCYLRPMVLRGYGAAGMNPIGSPVETYLVCWPWGTYLGEGALEAGVDVKVSSWQRQAPNTYPALAKAAGNYLNGQLSRLEAVEDGYADAIALSHGGMVSEGTGQNVFLVRDRALITPALDGTNLAGITRASIITLAKEMGIEVREQAVPREMLYICDELFFTGTASEVTPVRSVDRIPVGSGKMGEMTRALQQRFLDLVQGRTEDTHGWLTYVNETA, from the coding sequence ATGGCTCAGATCAACGAGACGGAGTGGATCTGGCGCGACGGGGAGTGGATTCCCTGGGCCGACGCCACCGTTCACCTCCTCTGCCACTCCCTCCAGTTCGGAAGCTCGCTCTTCGAGGGCATCCGCTGCTACGCCACGCCGCGCGGCCCGGCCATCTTCCGGCTGGACGAGCACCTGCGGCGGCTGTACGACTCCGCCCGCATCTACCGCATGCCGCCCGAGCCGGACTTCGCCACGCTGCGGGCCGCGTGCAGCGAGATCGTGCGGCGCAACCAGGTGGAGCACTGCTACCTACGCCCCATGGTGCTGAGGGGCTACGGCGCGGCGGGCATGAACCCCATCGGCAGCCCGGTGGAGACGTACCTGGTGTGCTGGCCGTGGGGCACGTACCTGGGCGAGGGCGCGCTGGAGGCGGGCGTGGACGTGAAGGTGTCGAGTTGGCAGCGGCAGGCGCCCAACACGTATCCCGCGCTGGCGAAGGCGGCGGGCAACTACCTCAACGGGCAGCTCAGCCGCCTGGAGGCGGTAGAGGACGGGTACGCCGACGCCATCGCACTCAGCCACGGCGGGATGGTGAGCGAGGGCACGGGGCAGAACGTCTTCCTCGTGCGCGACCGGGCGCTCATCACGCCGGCGCTGGACGGGACCAACCTGGCCGGCATCACCCGCGCGAGCATCATCACGTTGGCGAAGGAGATGGGCATCGAGGTGCGCGAGCAGGCGGTGCCGCGCGAGATGTTGTACATCTGCGACGAGCTGTTTTTCACCGGCACGGCGAGCGAGGTCACACCGGTCCGCAGCGTGGACCGCATCCCCGTGGGCAGCGGCAAGATGGGCGAGATGACGCGCGCCCTCCAGCAGCGCTTCCTTGACCTCGTGCAGGGGCGCACGGAAGACACGCACGGGTGGCTCACGTACGTGAACGAGACGGCGTAG
- a CDS encoding DUF433 domain-containing protein: MSTLRGRITVDPAVCHGKPTIRGLRYPVEMIRDLLASGMTADEILADYPDLEREDLAAAAKYGRNPTGATGPS, translated from the coding sequence ATGAGCACACTGCGCGGCCGCATCACCGTCGATCCGGCCGTCTGCCACGGCAAGCCGACCATCCGCGGTCTGCGCTATCCGGTGGAGATGATCCGCGATCTGCTCGCCTCCGGCATGACGGCGGACGAGATCCTGGCCGACTATCCCGACCTGGAGCGCGAAGACCTCGCCGCCGCGGCGAAGTACGGACGAAATCCGACGGGAGCGACCGGACCTTCGTAG
- a CDS encoding AAA family ATPase → MPNPLRDLFFGESNSKVLVEAVTPRRSFADVVLPPATRRSLDNALLQIRKHDLMFEDWGLGERHDTGLGLAFNFAGPPGTGKTICAEAIAHALGRKLLVVRYAELESQWAGATAKNVAGVFRSAAEQEAVLFFDEADAIAGRRFTSVDQGYQREANAVVNVLLRELEAFPGVVIFATNLAANFDPAFERRIRTHILFEMPGVAEREKIWRAQIHARKTPLAEDVDFAALARTFEGSGGDIKNAVLKAAQMAIAEPGADEHKHITQAHFAEAMQEVVSARRVMDQSLFSDGAASTALSALGAAGVAHQQPSTDVEALEENLSTLAGRLVEVEDGLAEVPATLRRVEDTQRDTRRRLDELLSTLSAHQAAATAALAAAEADWKRKWRPILIAAVIALAASLVALARVFM, encoded by the coding sequence ATGCCCAACCCGCTGCGCGACCTCTTCTTCGGCGAATCGAACAGCAAGGTGCTGGTGGAGGCGGTCACGCCCCGCCGCAGCTTCGCCGACGTGGTGCTGCCGCCCGCCACCCGGCGGTCGCTGGACAACGCGCTGCTCCAGATCCGCAAGCACGACCTGATGTTCGAGGACTGGGGCCTGGGTGAGCGCCACGATACCGGGCTGGGGCTGGCGTTCAACTTCGCCGGTCCGCCGGGCACGGGAAAGACGATCTGCGCCGAGGCCATCGCCCACGCGCTGGGCCGCAAGCTGCTCGTGGTGCGCTACGCCGAGCTGGAGTCGCAGTGGGCGGGCGCCACGGCCAAGAACGTGGCCGGCGTCTTCCGCTCCGCCGCCGAGCAGGAAGCCGTCCTCTTCTTCGACGAAGCCGACGCCATCGCCGGGCGCCGCTTCACGTCTGTCGACCAGGGCTACCAGCGCGAGGCCAACGCCGTGGTGAATGTGCTGCTGCGCGAGTTGGAGGCGTTCCCGGGCGTGGTCATCTTCGCCACCAACCTGGCCGCCAACTTCGACCCCGCGTTCGAGCGCCGCATCCGCACGCACATCCTCTTCGAGATGCCCGGCGTGGCCGAGCGCGAGAAGATCTGGCGCGCGCAGATCCACGCCCGCAAGACGCCGCTGGCGGAAGATGTGGACTTCGCCGCCCTCGCCCGCACCTTCGAGGGCAGCGGCGGCGACATCAAGAACGCCGTGCTCAAGGCCGCGCAGATGGCCATCGCCGAGCCCGGCGCGGACGAGCACAAGCACATCACCCAGGCCCACTTCGCCGAGGCGATGCAGGAGGTCGTCTCCGCCCGCCGGGTGATGGACCAGTCGCTGTTCAGCGACGGTGCCGCCTCCACGGCGCTCTCCGCCCTGGGCGCCGCCGGCGTCGCGCACCAGCAGCCATCCACCGACGTGGAAGCGCTGGAGGAGAACCTATCCACCCTCGCCGGCCGCCTGGTGGAGGTGGAGGACGGGCTGGCCGAGGTGCCCGCCACCCTCCGCCGCGTGGAGGACACGCAGCGCGACACCCGCCGCCGCCTGGACGAGCTTCTCTCCACCCTCAGCGCGCACCAGGCCGCCGCCACGGCCGCCCTCGCCGCCGCGGAAGCCGATTGGAAGCGCAAGTGGCGCCCCATCCTCATCGCCGCCGTCATCGCCCTCGCCGCCAGCCTCGTCGCGCTCGCGAGGGTGTTCATGTAG
- a CDS encoding glycoside hydrolase family 2 TIM barrel-domain containing protein: MPLTRRLLPLAALLAGSALACLPASSGLEAQQHRPAAHPAALRRVDLAGDWRYLPYNGEGGFGEAVVDDSQWPTMRLPSSWFLLGSDRYPAHADRAVQSASPGDIWPVDAERGLDWNGTVWFRRTVEWTGDARRPVILDLDMVDYYAEAFVNGVPVGRHEGYFEKWSVDVSRAIRPGINSIAVRVSAPEMPFDMSYRWPISWPKQQNQVKGIFAYHDTRPGATSPRGQERGTGGILRGIALRESDGVEIEELTVTPLDVSEASARLVIEATVRNWTPATVSTVLKGEVTPKNFGGDARIPVQLAVAARPGVTRARTEVRISHPALWWSWDYGRPNLYRLDAALARAGSTSAADRRTATFGVRSISRDSAWVWRLNGRRIYPRGTNYIATQWLSQADRAWYERDVEMMVGANLNTVRPHAHLERPEFYEVADSAGLMVWQDFPLQWGYTDDLAFHAEALRQAAAMIRRFGSHPSIIAWCMHNEAPHAMDWMRKKDPHQNLALDDSLVALAARMDSSRVKHRDSGTGDGHPYPGWYYGTVAGFANRTEPFVTEYGAQALPNIETLRTMFPGDTLFPTTPEGWETWAFRDFQPDPTFQSGRVEKGRTIDEFVASSQAYQAQVVRYGTERFRRRKWNGSTGIYQFMFVEDWPSVTWAVVDYYRRAKPGYDALRLAMQPVLPSIEYTIDKRDAPVSLWIVNDRLAPIPAATLHWRTVSADGTASAEATRVLDVAADAAVKIVDLGPLPAVSRGGTTLEVWIADRDGRVLGRNALSARDFR; the protein is encoded by the coding sequence ATGCCCCTCACACGCCGTTTGCTTCCCCTCGCAGCACTGCTCGCCGGTTCCGCGCTGGCCTGCCTGCCGGCCTCAAGCGGACTCGAAGCGCAGCAGCACCGCCCGGCTGCGCATCCCGCAGCTCTGCGGCGCGTAGACCTCGCCGGGGACTGGCGTTATCTGCCGTACAACGGCGAGGGCGGCTTCGGCGAAGCGGTGGTGGACGACTCGCAGTGGCCCACCATGCGGCTGCCGTCGAGCTGGTTCCTGCTGGGGAGCGACCGCTACCCCGCGCACGCCGACCGCGCCGTGCAGTCCGCCAGCCCCGGCGACATCTGGCCGGTGGATGCGGAGCGCGGCCTGGACTGGAACGGCACCGTCTGGTTCCGCCGCACGGTGGAGTGGACGGGAGATGCGCGGCGGCCCGTGATCCTGGACCTCGACATGGTCGACTACTACGCCGAGGCGTTCGTGAACGGCGTCCCTGTGGGTCGCCACGAAGGCTACTTCGAGAAGTGGTCGGTAGACGTCAGCCGGGCCATCCGCCCCGGCATCAACAGCATCGCCGTCCGCGTCTCCGCGCCGGAGATGCCGTTCGACATGTCGTACCGCTGGCCCATCTCATGGCCCAAGCAGCAGAACCAGGTCAAGGGCATCTTCGCGTACCACGACACGCGTCCCGGTGCGACGTCGCCGCGCGGCCAGGAGCGCGGCACGGGCGGCATCCTGCGCGGCATCGCCCTGCGCGAGAGCGACGGCGTGGAGATCGAGGAGCTGACGGTGACGCCGCTGGACGTGAGCGAGGCCTCCGCGCGCCTCGTCATCGAGGCGACGGTGCGGAACTGGACGCCAGCCACCGTCTCCACCGTGCTGAAAGGCGAGGTGACGCCCAAGAACTTCGGCGGCGATGCGCGCATTCCCGTGCAGCTCGCGGTCGCCGCGCGGCCGGGCGTGACGCGGGCGCGCACGGAGGTCCGCATCTCCCATCCCGCGCTGTGGTGGTCGTGGGACTATGGCCGGCCCAACCTCTACCGCCTGGACGCGGCGCTCGCCCGCGCCGGCTCCACGTCCGCGGCGGACCGGCGGACGGCGACCTTCGGCGTGCGCTCCATCTCCCGCGACTCGGCGTGGGTGTGGCGGCTGAACGGGCGCCGCATCTACCCCCGCGGCACGAACTACATCGCCACCCAGTGGCTCTCGCAGGCGGACCGCGCGTGGTACGAGCGCGACGTGGAGATGATGGTGGGCGCCAACCTCAACACCGTGCGCCCCCACGCCCACCTGGAGCGGCCGGAGTTCTACGAGGTGGCCGACAGCGCGGGGCTGATGGTGTGGCAGGACTTCCCGCTGCAGTGGGGCTACACCGACGACCTCGCGTTCCACGCCGAGGCACTTCGCCAGGCCGCGGCCATGATCCGGCGCTTCGGCAGCCATCCGTCCATCATCGCGTGGTGCATGCACAACGAGGCGCCGCACGCGATGGACTGGATGAGGAAGAAGGACCCGCATCAGAACCTCGCGCTCGACGACTCGCTGGTCGCCCTCGCGGCGCGCATGGACTCGTCGCGAGTGAAGCACCGCGACTCGGGCACGGGCGATGGGCATCCGTACCCCGGCTGGTACTACGGCACGGTGGCCGGCTTCGCGAACAGGACCGAGCCGTTCGTGACCGAGTACGGCGCCCAGGCGCTACCGAACATCGAGACGCTGCGGACCATGTTTCCCGGCGACACGCTCTTTCCCACCACGCCGGAGGGATGGGAGACGTGGGCGTTCCGCGACTTCCAGCCGGACCCCACGTTCCAGAGCGGACGGGTGGAGAAGGGGCGCACGATCGACGAGTTCGTCGCCAGCTCGCAGGCGTACCAGGCGCAGGTCGTCCGCTACGGCACCGAGCGGTTCCGGAGGCGGAAGTGGAACGGCAGCACGGGCATCTACCAGTTCATGTTCGTGGAGGACTGGCCGTCCGTGACCTGGGCGGTGGTCGACTACTACCGCCGCGCCAAGCCGGGCTACGACGCGCTGCGCCTGGCCATGCAGCCGGTGCTCCCCAGCATCGAGTACACGATCGACAAGCGCGACGCGCCGGTCTCGCTGTGGATCGTGAACGACCGGCTCGCGCCCATCCCCGCCGCCACCCTCCACTGGCGCACCGTCTCCGCAGACGGCACCGCTTCCGCGGAGGCCACGCGCGTGCTGGACGTCGCGGCGGACGCGGCGGTGAAGATCGTCGACCTCGGCCCGTTGCCCGCGGTTTCGCGCGGCGGGACGACGCTGGAGGTGTGGATCGCGGACCGCGACGGGCGCGTCCTGGGCCGCAACGCGCTCTCGGCACGCGACTTCCGTTGA
- a CDS encoding lysozyme codes for MKTSGSGIALLRGFEGVRHTAYKDQAGRWTTGAGHLIKLPAEQNLLAATLTDAEIDALLARDAGVAEASVSQQVKVPLTQNRFDALVSLVYNIGDGAFASSTVLQKINGGAPEAEVRAAWAMWDKVTDPATKQHKVSDDLVKRRKAEADLYFGG; via the coding sequence ATGAAGACGAGCGGAAGCGGGATCGCGCTGCTGCGCGGGTTCGAGGGCGTGCGGCACACGGCGTACAAGGACCAGGCGGGGCGATGGACCACGGGCGCGGGCCATCTCATCAAGCTGCCGGCGGAGCAGAACCTGCTCGCCGCGACGCTCACGGACGCGGAGATCGACGCGCTGCTCGCCCGGGACGCAGGCGTGGCGGAGGCGTCCGTGAGCCAGCAGGTGAAGGTGCCGCTCACGCAGAACCGGTTCGACGCGCTGGTCTCGCTCGTCTACAACATCGGCGACGGGGCGTTCGCGTCGTCCACCGTGCTCCAGAAGATCAACGGCGGCGCGCCGGAGGCGGAGGTGCGCGCCGCCTGGGCGATGTGGGACAAGGTCACGGACCCCGCGACCAAGCAGCACAAGGTCTCCGACGACCTGGTGAAGCGCCGGAAGGCGGAGGCGGACCTATACTTCGGAGGATGA
- the bioD gene encoding dethiobiotin synthase, giving the protein MTGTDTSVGKTVVSAALIALLRKQGRSVAAMKPIESGVADGDGQGDAVLLRDAAGNADPLEVVRPIALAARLAPWLAAERAGTPIDLSVLDFAFGRLIEGRDAVVVEGSGGLLVPITRDVGFDGLFVSWELDVVVAAANRTGVINHVLLTVRAAHDAGLRVRGVVLTPTASAAPATPDDSNLAALRELLMPVPVIIFPWVEDSRDFDLLARTAQECGMEAIVSDRVAPA; this is encoded by the coding sequence GTGACGGGCACCGACACCAGCGTGGGCAAGACCGTGGTGAGCGCCGCGCTCATCGCGCTGCTGCGGAAGCAGGGGCGCAGCGTGGCCGCCATGAAGCCCATCGAGAGCGGTGTGGCCGACGGCGACGGGCAGGGCGACGCCGTGCTCCTGCGCGACGCGGCCGGGAACGCCGACCCGCTGGAGGTGGTTCGCCCCATCGCCCTGGCCGCGCGGCTGGCGCCCTGGCTGGCGGCGGAGCGCGCGGGTACGCCCATCGACCTGTCCGTGCTGGACTTCGCGTTCGGACGGCTCATCGAGGGCCGCGACGCCGTGGTGGTGGAGGGTTCCGGCGGCCTGCTGGTGCCCATCACCCGCGACGTGGGGTTCGATGGCCTGTTCGTGAGCTGGGAGCTGGACGTGGTGGTGGCCGCCGCGAACCGCACCGGCGTCATCAACCACGTGCTGCTCACCGTCCGCGCCGCCCACGACGCCGGCCTGCGCGTCCGCGGCGTGGTGCTCACCCCCACGGCATCGGCCGCCCCCGCGACGCCGGACGACTCCAACCTCGCCGCCCTGCGCGAGCTGCTGATGCCGGTGCCGGTCATCATTTTCCCGTGGGTCGAGGACTCGCGCGACTTCGACCTCCTGGCCCGCACCGCGCAGGAATGCGGTATGGAAGCCATCGTCAGCGACCGCGTCGCCCCCGCCTGA
- a CDS encoding MliC family protein has product MNRQWIAAALLAVTAAGCARPRGYEFRCPDGTSVRARFVAGGDSVVLSSGASSVHLPRTLSADGGRYANDTLVFWEKGRTASIARAGHPAVEGCTRGDGE; this is encoded by the coding sequence ATGAACCGACAATGGATCGCGGCCGCGCTCCTGGCCGTGACGGCGGCCGGATGTGCGAGGCCGCGGGGATACGAGTTCCGCTGTCCGGACGGCACCTCGGTCCGCGCGCGCTTCGTCGCGGGCGGCGACAGCGTCGTGCTCTCCTCAGGGGCCAGTAGCGTGCACCTCCCCCGCACCCTCTCGGCAGACGGCGGGCGGTACGCGAACGACACGCTCGTGTTCTGGGAGAAGGGCCGCACCGCGAGCATCGCCCGCGCCGGCCACCCCGCCGTGGAAGGCTGCACCCGCGGCGACGGCGAGTGA